The Microbacterium phyllosphaerae region CGCCGTGTTGGTGAGCGTGCCGACCACGGTCGCGGTGGCCGTCACGGCCAGGGTGGCGGACTCGCCGGGCAGCAGAGTGCCGACCGTCCACTGATGATCGGCGGGCGACCATGTGCCCGCCGACGGCGCCGCCGAGGTGACCTCGAGCCCGGCCGGCGCGACCTCGGTCACGACGACGCCCGCAGCGGCGGACGGGCCGTCGTTGCGCACCGTGATCACGAAGCTCGCCTCACCGCGAAGCGGGATGCTCGGAGTCGACGTCGTCTTCACCACGCTGACATCCGCACTCGGCGTGAGCGCCACGTCGACACTGGACGTGTTGTTCGCCGTGCTCGGGTCCGGCGTCGCAGAGGTGGTCGTCGCGGTGTTGCGGATCGTGCCGGAGGCAGTCGCCGCCCACGTGCCTGTGACGTTCACCGTGACGGAGTCCCCCGGTGCGAGATCGCCCACCGAGCACGTCACCGCGCCTGCGCCGATGGAGCAGCCCGCGTCGTCGACCGACGTGGCGGTGAACCCTGCCGGCAGGGTGTCGGCGAGGGTCGCGCCGCGCGCCACCGACGGACCGTCGTTCGTCACGACGAGCGTGTAGGTGAACGCGCTGCCGGGGGTCCCCGTGGCGGGAGCGGACTTCTGGATGCTCAGGTCGGCGCTCTGCACGATCTCGACATCGACCGAGTCGGAGTTGTTCGCGGTGTTGACGTCATCCGCAGGCGACGCGATCGACGCCGTGTTGGTCGAGACGCCCACGGGCGCGTCGGAATCGACGACCGTCGAGACGACCACATCGACGGGGCCGCCGACCACGAGATCGGCCCAGGTGCACCGGATCGATCCGGCGGTGAACGAGCAGTCCGAACCGGCGGGTCCTGTGACCCCGGTCACGGTGAACCCGGCCGGGAGGGTGTCGTCGAGCACCGCGTTGACGGCATCCGAGTCGCCGAGGTTGCTGACGGCGAGGGTGAAGTCGACCGTGTCACCGGCGGCGACCTGAGCAGCGGATGCAGTTTTGGTGACCGCCAGGTCGGCGATGATGTCGGGCTGGAAGCTGGTGGAGTCGACGTTGTTGGTGGGGTCGGAGTCGGGCGTGCTGCTCGTGACGCTCGCCGAGTTCTGCACGACGGCGGCGGCATCCGCATCGATCTCGACGACGATGGTGGTGGTCACCACGGCGCCGGGAGCGAGGGTGCCGATGGCGCAGTCGACGATTCCGGATGCCACGGTGCATGTGCCCTGATCCGACAGCACGCTCACGAAGGCGGTCTCGGGGTCGAGCGGGTCGGTGAGCCGCACATCGCGGGCCTCGGACGGGCCGTCGTTGCGCGTGATCAGCGTGTAGGTGACGTTCTGACCCGCGACGGGAACCGCCGGGAAGAACGACTTGGTCACCGACACATCGCTGATCGCTGTCAGGGAGCCCGACGCGGTCGCGGTGTTGTTCGCGAGGTTGACGTCGAAGCGCGTGCCCGACACCGAGGCGGTGTTCGTGAGCGCCGCCCCCGGCTCGAACGAGGGTGAGACCGTACCGGTCACGGTGATCGTCGCGCCGGCCCCGACCGCGAGGTCAGGAAGGGCGCACGAGATCGTCGCGCCGACGGTGCAGGATCCACCACTCGGCGTCGCCTGCACGGCTGTCAGCCCGGCGGGCACGGCATCCGTCACGGTGACCCCTGTTGCGGTCTGGGGTCCGTTGTTCGTGACCCCGATCGTGAAGGTCACCGGCTGGCCCGCGACCAGCGGACTCGTGTCGAGCGTCTTGGTGATCGCCAGGTCGGCCGCCTGATTCACCGGTGTGAGTGCCTCCTGCGTGGTCGACGTGCGGTCGATGTTGGTGACCGGTTCGCGGAAGGCGACCCGCGCCTCGTTGACGATCGTGGTGCCGGCAGCCTCCGTCCTGACCTTGGCGTCGAACGTGTACGACGTGACCGCATCCACGCCGACGGAGCCGCCCGCCGTGGCGGTTCCCCCATCGCCGAGGCGTACCCTCAGCGTGCGGTTCCCGCTCGTGTACTCGCCTCTGTCATCGCCTGTCGCGTCGGTGAGCGTTCCAGCGCCGGGTCCGCTCACGATGCGGATCGAGCCCGGCACGAAGTCGATTCCGGCGGGCAACACGTCGGTGGAGACCGACTGGAGGGCCGGGTTTCCGCCGTCGTTGCGGGTGGTGACGGTGTAGCGAAGCGTGTCGCCGATCTCGGCCGACGTGCCGCCACGGGTGAGGTTGGCGACCGATTTGGTCGAGATGAGGCAGGGCCCGGTGCCGAACGCGATGTCGTCGAGCAGGTTGCCGACGGACGCGTTGCCGGTCGCGCTGCTGACCGCCTGGAATCCGAAGCGCGTCGTGGTCTGACCTGCCGGAACCGTGTACGAGCCCGTGTGGGTCCCCCAGGCCGCGGTGCCGTCGGTGAGCGAGCCGCTGACGTTCGTGAGGGTGCTCCCCGGCACGCCGATCACGACGCGCATCGTGTCATTGCCCTCACGTCCGCGGTGCTTGAGCGACCAGTACAGGGTCTGCCCCGGTGTCGTCGCGACATCCTGGTAGAGCGTGCTCGCCTGCGTGGCGTTGAGCTCGGCGAACTGCGAGCCCTGCCCTGCCGGGTAGTTGCGGGGGTTGCCGGGGGAACGCCACAGCTCGATCTGGTTGTCGGTCGCGGTCGTGAACCAGCCGGGCACGAGGGCTTCGTCGGCGATGATCACCCCTGAGGCGAACACCGGCTGCTCGAAGCTGCCGTTGTCGAGCGAGAGCGAACCTGCGCACTGGGTCGGGTTCTGCGCCGCGGATGCCGGCGTCGGCGCCACGGTCTCCGTGACGACCGTGAGCCCCACCGCGATCAGAAGTGCGGCCGTCGCACCGGCGATGGTGCGACGAATGGACGAGTGAGCGTGTGCGGCCACAGCTGTACCCTGCGTTTCTCCCCCGAGGTCTCCCCGCATCGTTCGGAACGACACACCTCGCGACTCGACCATAGACCCGGACCCCGCCTGGATTCGGTCCCGTATCGAACGCCGATATCGGATCGAGACCGGTATTCCGGTCATATCGGCTGTGGTGACCTGCGGCCGCTGACGGGCGGTTCGACGAGGTGCCCCGGCCTCGCCGATTACGATCGAAGGACCCCCTTCAGGAAGGTCGCTCATGCCCGTCACCCCGGATGCACTCGCCCACGCCGAGGACCTCGCCGACTTCGTCGCCGCCTCGCCCTCGAGCTATCACGCCGCCGCCGAGGTGGCCAGGCGGCTGGAGGATGCCGGATTCGAGCCTCTCGCCGAGGAGGACGCGTGGGACGTGACTCCCGGAGGACGCTACCTCGTCGTCCGCGACGGGGCCGCCATCGCGTGGACCGTTCCAGCGGATGCGACGGCCGTGACCCCCGCGCACGTGCTCGGCGCCCACACCGACTCCCCCGGGTTCAAGCTCAAGCCGCAGCCGACCACCGGGTCGAAGGGCTGGCTGCAGGTGGCCGTCGAGGTCTACGGCGGCCCGCTCCTCAACTCCTGGCTCGACCGAGAGCTGCGCCTCGCCGGACGCCTCGCCCTCGCCGACGGCCGCGTCGTGCTCGCCGACACAGGTGCGCTGCTGCGCCTTCCCCAGCTCGCCGTGCACCTCGACCGCGAGGCGAACAGTGGACTCGCGCTCGACAAGCAGTTCCAGACGCAGCCCGTCTGGGGGCTCGGCGACCCGACACAGGAGGACATCCTGGCGGAGCTCGCGGACTCTGCCGGCGTCTCGGCATCCGAGATCCGCGGCTACGACGTCGTGATCGCCGACTCGGCGCGCGGCGCGGTGTTCGGCAAGGACGACGCGTTCTTCGCCTCCGGCCGTCTCGACGACCTCGCCTCCGTGCACGCGGGAGTTGTGGCACTGGAGGCTCTCGGCACGCCCGCGACCGGCCCCATCGCGATCCTCGCCGCCTTCGACCACGAGGAGCTCGGCTCCAACTCGCGCTCCGGCGCGGCGGGTCCTTTCCTCGAAGACATCCTCGGCCGCGTGTACGACGCCCTCGGCGCCGACTCGTCCGAGCGTCGCCGCGCCTTCGCCGCATCGTGGTGCCTGTCGAGCGACGTCGGCCACTCCGTGCACCCGAACTACGTGCACAAGCACGACCCGGTGGTGCAGCCCGTGCTCGGCTCGGGACCGATCCTCAAGCTCAACTCCAACCAGCGCTACGCGACGGATGCGGTCGGCTCCGCCGCTTGGCGCAACTGGTGCGAGGCGGCCGACGTCGTCACGCAGGAGTTCGTCTCGAACAACAATGTGCGGTGCGGGTCGACGATCGGCCCGATCACGGCGACGCGTCTCGGCATCCGCACGGTCGATGTCGGCATCCCGATCCTGTCGATGCACTCGGCGCGCGAGCTCGCCGGAGTCTCGGATCTGCACGACCTCGCCCGCGTGGCGGGAGCATTCTTCGCCGGCTGAGCCACCGGAGCGCCCCCGCAGCGCTCCTGCAGTGCCAGGATGATGGCATGACGGACATCAAGCCTGCTCTCATCGAGCGCGCGGGCATCGAGATCATCCCCGAATCCGAGCGCACGGCGAAGCCGCGCGACCTGTTCTGGCCGTGGTTCGCGGCGAACGTGTCGGTGTTCGGCATGTCGTACGGATCGTTCGTGCTCGGCTTCGGGATCTCGTTCTGGCAGGCCACGATCGTGTCGGTCATCGGCATCGTCGTGTCGTTCCTGCTGTGCGGGCTGATCGCGATCGCCGGCAAGCGCGGATCCGCGCCGACCATGGTGCTCTCCCGCGCCGCCTTCGGCGTGCAGGGTCAGAAGGTGCCGGGCATCGTCTCGTGGCTGACCTCGATCGGCTGGGAGACGTTCCTCGCGATCATGGCGGTGCTCGCCACAGCCACCGTCATCACCCAGCTCGGCGGCGACGGCGACAGCATCGCGCTGAAGATCATCGCCACCCTGATCGTCGCCGCCCTCATCGTGACGGCCTCCGTGCTCGGCTATCACACGATCATGAAGCTGCAGTCGGTGCTCACCTGGGTGACCGGCGCCGTGACGATCCTCTACATCATCCTCGCGGCCCCGACCATCGACATCGCCGCCGTGATGGCCCGGCCGGACGGCGGCATCGGACAGGTCATCGGCGCACTCGTCATGGTGATGACGGGCTTCGGCCTCGGCTGGATCAACATCGCCGCCGACTGGTCGCGGTATCAGAAGCGCACGGCATCCGACGGTGCGATCGTGCTGTGGAACACGGTGGGCGGTTCGATCGCCCCGGTGGTGCTCGTGGTGTTCGGCGTGCTGCTCGCCGGCTCCGACGACGAACTCAGCACCGCGATCGCGGCCGACCCGATCGGTGCCCTCGCGACGATCCTGCCCCTCTGGGTGCTCGTGCCGTTCCTGCTCACCGCCGTGCTCGCCCTCGTCTCGGGCGCCGTGCTCGGGATCTACTCCTCCGGCCTCACGCTGCTGAGCCTCGGCATCCGCATCCCCCGCCCGTCGGCCGCGGCGATCGACGGAGTGATCCTGACCATCGGCACGATCTACGTCGTGTTCTTCGCCACCGACTTCCTCGGCCCGTTCCAGAGCTTCCTCATCACGCTCGGCGTTCCGCTGGCGTCGTGGGCCGGCATCCTGATCGCCGACATCCTGCGCCGCCGGAAGGACTACGACGAGGAGGCCCTCTTCGACAGCCGGGGTCGCTACGGCGCCTGGGACTGGATCTCGATCGGCACCATGGTGGTCGCGAGCGTCATCGGCTGGGGCTTCGTACTCAACGGCTTCGCGGATGCCGCGCCCTGGAACAACTGGCAGGGCTACCTGCTCGGTCTCGTCGGCGGAGTCGACGGAGACTGGGCGTACGCGAACCTCGGGGTGTTCTTCGCGCTGGTGCTGTCGTTCGTCGTGACGTGGTTCGCCAGGGCAGGCAAGATCCGTCGCCAGGAGCAGACGGCGTGAGCGGTAGCCCTTCGGCGTCGGCGGAGGACTCCTGGCTGGTCGTGATCGACCCGCAGGCGATCTTCGCATCGCCCGACTCGGCGTGGGGATCGCCGTTCTTCGCCGATGTGATCCCCCGCATCCGCGAACTCGCCGACTCGTTCGGCGAGCGGGTCATCGTGACGCGCTGGATGCCGACCGCCGACCGCTCGACCTCCTGGGGCGAGTACTTCGCTGCCTGGCCGTTCGCCGACCAGGCCACGAGTGACCCGCTCTTCGCCCTCGTATCCGACGCGGTCGGTCTGTCGCCGCATCCGACCCTCGATCTGCCCACGTTCGGCAAGTGGGGTGGCGAGATCGAGGCGATCGTGGGTCGCGGGGCTCGCGTCGTGCTCACCGGCGTCTCGACCGACTGCTGCGTCATCTCGACCGCGCTGGCCGCAGCGGATGCCGGAGCGCACGTCACGGTCGTCGTCGACGCGTGCGCCGGGTCTACGGCCGAGAACCACGCGGCCGCGATGCAGGTGATGGGGCTCTACCCGCCGCAGATCACAATCAGCGACACGGCCGCGGTGCTGGCCGGGCGCTGACGCAGAACTCCTGCCACCCGCCGCAGCCCCCTGCCGCCGGCTCAGTCCCCTGCCGCCGGTGCAGTCCCCTGCCGCCGCCGCCCTGCGTCACGATCTGCGGAGCATGACCCGATCCGCGGACGAAGTGGCCGGATCCGTCCGCGAAACGTACGCGCGTCCGCACATCGGGCGCACGCGCCTACTTCATCGTGTCGAGGATGCCGACGAGGTCGTCGAAGGTCGTGAGCGGGTTGAGGATCGCGAAGCGCGTGTTCGGACGCCCGCGATGCGAACTCGGCACGACGAACGCGCGCTGCGAGTCGAGGAGTTCGTCGGACCAGCGGTCGTAGTCCTCGCGCTTCCACCCTTCGCGCTCGAACACGACGACCGAGAGCTGAGGATCACGCACGAGGCGCAGCTCGGGGCGGGCGGCGATCTCTGCGGCGATCGTCTTCGTGAGAGTGAGCGTCGCGCTCACGGCCTCGCGATAGGCGGTCACGCCGTAGGTCGCCAACGAGAACCACAGCGGGAGCCCGCGAGGGCGCCGGGTCAGCTGGATCGAGTAGTCCGACGGGCTGAAGTCGCCCGCGTCGGTGAGGGTGTCGAGGTACTCGGCGTGCTGAGTGTGCGCGCGGCGACCGGCCTCGGGGTCGCGGTAGATCAAGGCACAGCAGTCGAACGGCGCGAACAGCCACTTGTGCGGATCGACGATGACCGAGTCCGCGCGCTCGACGCCCGCGAAGATTCCTCGGGCCTCGGGGGCGAGCATCGCGGTGAGACCGTAGGCCCCGTCGATGTGCAGCCAGAAGTCGAACTCGTCCTTGAGCGCGGCGATGCCGGCGATGTCGTCGACGATGCCGAAGTTGGTCGAGCCTCCGGTGGCCACGACCGCGCAGATCTCGTCTCCGTGTTCGCGCAGCGCCTCGCGCACGGCATCCGCCCGCAGCACCCCGTCGTCGCCCGCGGGCACGAGCAGCACATCGGCATCCATGACCTTCGCCGCCGACTTGTTCGACGAGTGCGCCTCGACGCTGCAGACGATCTTCCACCGCGTCGGCAGCTCTTTGCCCGCCTCGAGAAGCTTCGCCTTCGCGGACTCGCGAGCCGCGACCAGAGCCGACAGGTTGCCGATCGTGCCGCCCTGCACGAACACCCCGCCCGCGGTGTCGGGGAGGCCGAACTCGGAGGCGAGGAACGAGAGGACCTCGTTCTCGGCGTGCACGGCTCCTGCCCCTTCGAGCCAGCTGCCTCCGTAGAGGCCGGATGCCGACACCACGAGGTCGAACGCGATCGAGGCGATCGTCGGCGCGGTGGGGATGAACGACAGGTACGACGGGTGGCTCGTCGTCAGGCACGCGGGAGCGAGGATGTGCTCGAACACGCTCAGAGCGCGCTGCGAGCCGAGGCCTGCATCGGTGATCGTCGTGCCGACCAGCCGGTTGAGCTCGGCTGGGCTCTGCGGCTTGTCGAGCGGCACGTCGGCGGCGAGCATCCGTCGTCGCGAGTAGTCGAGCACCGCATCGACGATCGCCGTCGATTCGGCCGAGGCCGCGTGCATGCGTTCTGCTCCCATGAGCTGTCCTTACCTGTGGGTTTCTGCGAGCTGTGAGGGGGTGACCGTTGCCGGAGCGACCGGCACGTCGAGCACGGCCGTGAGGGTGCGGCGGGCAAGGTCGGCGCGGTCGCGCGGGGCCCAGTGCACGAGCGAATGGGCACTCATGCCGTCGACCATGGCCAACAGCATCCACGCCGAGGATGCGGCGTCGATACGGGACGCAGGATCGACCGGGAGCGCCGAGTCTTCGGCGATCGCTCGGGTGATGAGGTCTTCGAGCGCACTGTGCCAGTGGTCCATCTCGGCCCGCACTCGCGCGCCGAGCGCCTCGTTCCGCGCACCGAGCGCCCACGACTGCACCCAGACCATCGCGACGTCGTCTCGCGAGTCGTCGAGCAGCGTCTCGATGAGGCGCAGGAGGTTCGCGCGCAGGTCGACGGCGGGGTCGTACGCGGCGATGACCTCGTCGCGCTCGGCCGCGACGATCGCCGTGAACACCTCGGCGACGAACGACTCCATCACGGGCCTGTAGTGGGCCACGAGGGCGGGCGTCACGCCGACGTGCGCGGCCACGGCACGCACCGTCAGCGCCTCGAGTCCGCTCTCGGAGGCCAGCGCGACGGCGCCGTCGAGGATCGAGCGCTCACGCTCCTCGGGCGGCAGCCGGCGGGGTGCGGCAGCTCTTGACGTCGTCTTCATCACGGGCTACCGTATCACTCGTTGGACACGTGTTCAATAGCGATCGCGACTCCTCATCCGCGAGGTCGAGATCAGCAGCGAGGGAGACAATCATGGCCTGGCACATGCCCGCCGAGACCGCACCGCACGACCGCACCTGGATGGCGTTCCCCGCCGAGGGGCCGACCCTCGGCGAGACCGCGGCCGAGCGCGAAGAGGGCTACGTCACCTGGACGGCCGTCGCCCACGCGGTCGCCGAGTTCGAGCCGGTCACGATGATCGTTGATCCGGCCGAGATCACCCGCGCCCGGCGGATGCTGGGCAGCGGCATCGACATCGTCGAGGCGCCCGTCGATGAATTCTGGATGCGCGACTCCGGCCCCACCTTCGTGATCGACGACCACCGCCCCGGCGTTCTCGGCGCCGTCGACTGGATC contains the following coding sequences:
- a CDS encoding DUF7507 domain-containing protein; translation: MAAHAHSSIRRTIAGATAALLIAVGLTVVTETVAPTPASAAQNPTQCAGSLSLDNGSFEQPVFASGVIIADEALVPGWFTTATDNQIELWRSPGNPRNYPAGQGSQFAELNATQASTLYQDVATTPGQTLYWSLKHRGREGNDTMRVVIGVPGSTLTNVSGSLTDGTAAWGTHTGSYTVPAGQTTTRFGFQAVSSATGNASVGNLLDDIAFGTGPCLISTKSVANLTRGGTSAEIGDTLRYTVTTRNDGGNPALQSVSTDVLPAGIDFVPGSIRIVSGPGAGTLTDATGDDRGEYTSGNRTLRVRLGDGGTATAGGSVGVDAVTSYTFDAKVRTEAAGTTIVNEARVAFREPVTNIDRTSTTQEALTPVNQAADLAITKTLDTSPLVAGQPVTFTIGVTNNGPQTATGVTVTDAVPAGLTAVQATPSGGSCTVGATISCALPDLAVGAGATITVTGTVSPSFEPGAALTNTASVSGTRFDVNLANNTATASGSLTAISDVSVTKSFFPAVPVAGQNVTYTLITRNDGPSEARDVRLTDPLDPETAFVSVLSDQGTCTVASGIVDCAIGTLAPGAVVTTTIVVEIDADAAAVVQNSASVTSSTPDSDPTNNVDSTSFQPDIIADLAVTKTASAAQVAAGDTVDFTLAVSNLGDSDAVNAVLDDTLPAGFTVTGVTGPAGSDCSFTAGSIRCTWADLVVGGPVDVVVSTVVDSDAPVGVSTNTASIASPADDVNTANNSDSVDVEIVQSADLSIQKSAPATGTPGSAFTYTLVVTNDGPSVARGATLADTLPAGFTATSVDDAGCSIGAGAVTCSVGDLAPGDSVTVNVTGTWAATASGTIRNTATTTSATPDPSTANNTSSVDVALTPSADVSVVKTTSTPSIPLRGEASFVITVRNDGPSAAAGVVVTEVAPAGLEVTSAAPSAGTWSPADHQWTVGTLLPGESATLAVTATATVVGTLTNTATATSPTPDPDPSDNTGTSTVIVTPSADLSIVKTSSVNPAPVNGSITYTIVVTNGGPSPASAVAIADSLPAGLLNPTTPTAGCSITAAQLDCAVGALAVGATFTATVSGTVDPAIASAALSNTATVTSTTPDPDPSDNSSTVEVPVSGTPRVELVKTAGAPVDANGNGRTDVGDTVAYTFTVRNTGDVTLTSAAITDPLLGGAVACAAFGAPLAPGASVTCAPVDYVLTQQDIDEGTVHNEASVTAESALGTATDGAEADVIVPAVNSVVLTKVPSLVDDADSSSDVTAGDTIAYTFTVTNTGTTTLTDAQISDPMLGGPVVCAALAGASLAPGASVTCAPVDYTLTQGDIDEGIVRNTASVTADAPVGTVTDTASASADIERTAGIDLQKNVGQVQDANGDGFIGAGDTVQYSFTVRNTGNTTLDDVEITDPLLGDDALCAVDELAVGAANDCGPFTYTLTQADIENGSRPNTATATGTGPLGAVRDDASAEIVFVGTPGISLTKTPGEPVDANDDGMIGAGDTIAYSFRIRNTGTTVLTDIVLDDPLLGGIVDCPALDGLALVPTDVVDCGPVEYLLTQDDVDAGIVRNTATVTGQSVAGSAESADDADVTVIGTDALTLLKSAAAVVDANGNGRTDAGDTIAYTFTVTNSGTTRLTDVAVSDPRLDGDVVCDTTDLAPGDSALCTGPAAVITQAEIDAGQIVNTATATGTGTGDVPPSAEDTVTTPLEVQPAIALAKTGGEYADVNGNGKVDAGDTVQFRFTVTNTGARTLTAIAIDDPKLGATLACEIADLAPGDTAACGPIGYTLTTADVASGKVVNVATVSGAAGTVVVTAAATATVDLDVLAVTGGVITGLGWALALLAVGALVLFVSRVRRRETEHSLTD
- a CDS encoding TetR/AcrR family transcriptional regulator; translated protein: MKTTSRAAAPRRLPPEERERSILDGAVALASESGLEALTVRAVAAHVGVTPALVAHYRPVMESFVAEVFTAIVAAERDEVIAAYDPAVDLRANLLRLIETLLDDSRDDVAMVWVQSWALGARNEALGARVRAEMDHWHSALEDLITRAIAEDSALPVDPASRIDAASSAWMLLAMVDGMSAHSLVHWAPRDRADLARRTLTAVLDVPVAPATVTPSQLAETHR
- a CDS encoding pyridoxal phosphate-dependent decarboxylase family protein, translating into MGAERMHAASAESTAIVDAVLDYSRRRMLAADVPLDKPQSPAELNRLVGTTITDAGLGSQRALSVFEHILAPACLTTSHPSYLSFIPTAPTIASIAFDLVVSASGLYGGSWLEGAGAVHAENEVLSFLASEFGLPDTAGGVFVQGGTIGNLSALVAARESAKAKLLEAGKELPTRWKIVCSVEAHSSNKSAAKVMDADVLLVPAGDDGVLRADAVREALREHGDEICAVVATGGSTNFGIVDDIAGIAALKDEFDFWLHIDGAYGLTAMLAPEARGIFAGVERADSVIVDPHKWLFAPFDCCALIYRDPEAGRRAHTQHAEYLDTLTDAGDFSPSDYSIQLTRRPRGLPLWFSLATYGVTAYREAVSATLTLTKTIAAEIAARPELRLVRDPQLSVVVFEREGWKREDYDRWSDELLDSQRAFVVPSSHRGRPNTRFAILNPLTTFDDLVGILDTMK
- a CDS encoding M18 family aminopeptidase, with the protein product MPVTPDALAHAEDLADFVAASPSSYHAAAEVARRLEDAGFEPLAEEDAWDVTPGGRYLVVRDGAAIAWTVPADATAVTPAHVLGAHTDSPGFKLKPQPTTGSKGWLQVAVEVYGGPLLNSWLDRELRLAGRLALADGRVVLADTGALLRLPQLAVHLDREANSGLALDKQFQTQPVWGLGDPTQEDILAELADSAGVSASEIRGYDVVIADSARGAVFGKDDAFFASGRLDDLASVHAGVVALEALGTPATGPIAILAAFDHEELGSNSRSGAAGPFLEDILGRVYDALGADSSERRRAFAASWCLSSDVGHSVHPNYVHKHDPVVQPVLGSGPILKLNSNQRYATDAVGSAAWRNWCEAADVVTQEFVSNNNVRCGSTIGPITATRLGIRTVDVGIPILSMHSARELAGVSDLHDLARVAGAFFAG
- a CDS encoding purine-cytosine permease family protein, which produces MTDIKPALIERAGIEIIPESERTAKPRDLFWPWFAANVSVFGMSYGSFVLGFGISFWQATIVSVIGIVVSFLLCGLIAIAGKRGSAPTMVLSRAAFGVQGQKVPGIVSWLTSIGWETFLAIMAVLATATVITQLGGDGDSIALKIIATLIVAALIVTASVLGYHTIMKLQSVLTWVTGAVTILYIILAAPTIDIAAVMARPDGGIGQVIGALVMVMTGFGLGWINIAADWSRYQKRTASDGAIVLWNTVGGSIAPVVLVVFGVLLAGSDDELSTAIAADPIGALATILPLWVLVPFLLTAVLALVSGAVLGIYSSGLTLLSLGIRIPRPSAAAIDGVILTIGTIYVVFFATDFLGPFQSFLITLGVPLASWAGILIADILRRRKDYDEEALFDSRGRYGAWDWISIGTMVVASVIGWGFVLNGFADAAPWNNWQGYLLGLVGGVDGDWAYANLGVFFALVLSFVVTWFARAGKIRRQEQTA
- a CDS encoding cysteine hydrolase family protein, whose product is MSGSPSASAEDSWLVVIDPQAIFASPDSAWGSPFFADVIPRIRELADSFGERVIVTRWMPTADRSTSWGEYFAAWPFADQATSDPLFALVSDAVGLSPHPTLDLPTFGKWGGEIEAIVGRGARVVLTGVSTDCCVISTALAAADAGAHVTVVVDACAGSTAENHAAAMQVMGLYPPQITISDTAAVLAGR